In the Zingiber officinale cultivar Zhangliang chromosome 5A, Zo_v1.1, whole genome shotgun sequence genome, CGCTTCTTAAACATTCGCTTGGTCGCCTACTCGGCTTTCCCGCCCTTGTGTAGCTCGGCATCGCCACGCCACAGTTACTCGTTCTACGTCACATGACAGACTCACGATGACTCCGCGTTCGGTAGCGGTTATGTGTTTCATTCGgaggggtctagtcagtcggacttgcaccttcttcgactagacttgagggggaggcttgtgatatggatATGTGGCAAAGGGGTAATTATGTGGAGATAGGAGGGCATTTTGGTCTTTTGGCAGGCTAGGGCTTTAAGGGGACACTGTAGCATGCACGGAAGAGGGGGCTGGGGTTTTCGTTCGGGGAGGGGGTGGATTTGCGCCGCCGCCATCTGCTTCTCCCTCTCAGGCTCCTCGCCGGCCGACGGCCGCTCTCTTCTCTTCCCCTCCTTCCTCCATCCCCTCCTCTTCTCTCATCTCCCTCTTGCCCGAAAGTGTGCCGCGACGACAGAACCGCCTCCGCCTTCCTCCCTCTCTCGAACCTCGCCGAAGCCGGAGCCACCGCCGGCCGCAACCCATACTCCTCTCTATCTCCTCCTCACGATGCCGGACACAGCGcggactcttcttcttcctcatcgcgACGTCACCGGCCAtgactcttcctctccttctcccgcGTGACGCCGCCACCGCCGAGACCGTCTAACGCCTTTCTCCTCCTCACTACGCCGCCGCCTGACCAGTCATTGCTCCTCTCTCCTTGCTCTCTCGCTGGCAGCAACCTCCAGCCACCTCTGCTGCCTATAATCCGACGCCGGCAGCAACCACTTCTGTCCGCCACCTCTTGCGACGTAGCCACCGGGCAGTCCACCTCCATTTGCCATCCCCTCGACTCCTTGCGCACACTGCGCCTTAAGGCCGAGGCCGCCGAAGAACACTGCTGCAGCCCAAAGAGGCCTTCGGCGTCATCGGCAGCGACCTCCCTCTCCTCGCTGCGCCACAGCCGGCTCTCCCTCCTTGTTGCGCCGCCGTCGGCAGACCGCCACCACTCTTCTCGCTCTCGTGCACGCCGCCGCCGAGGCTGCTTGTCGTTGATGCCTATCGTCGTCGGGACAGAACCACCCTTTTCTCTCGTTCCCTGCGCAGCAGCTTGGTTCGCCGGCAGTCACCGGGCGCCGCGACCCTGCTTGCCGACGCCTCCACGCGATATAGCCTCCCGGACCAACAGCCCCCGCGCGACAACAATCCACGTGCCGGCTGTCCTTATGTCGATTTCGTCCAGGCTCCGATTCCGTCTCGTTGTGTGCCAGCCTTCATGCCGTATCTCGTTCCAGCTCCGTGTGTTGTGGTGTTTCAGCCTTTGTGCCATTGTTATTGTTCGGCATCACTGATTTGATCGTATTCTGCTTTTGTTgttatcccggcctgcgtgccgagctCGTGTCTCGGTCTACGTGCCGAGCCCGTGTCCCGGCATGCGTGCCGATCTAGTGTCCCGGCCTGTGTGCCGAGCCAGTGTCCCGACCTACGTGCCGAGCCCGTGtcccggtctgcgtgccgatatagtgtcccggtctgcgtgccgatCCAGTGTCCCAATCTGCGTGTCGATCTCGTACCCCGGCCTGCGTGCCAGTGCTTTATTCCGGTCTGCGTACCGGTATTATATCTCGACCTGTGACTCGTCCTTCGGGTCCGTGCTTCGTTCAGCTtctcgtcgtcagatccagctctccagcctgatcggagtcatctactcttccgggtcgcgacaattcgagccgcgtcccatccgagggcgcccccctgggccagggtacgttttccgtTCATATTTCATacgcatttcattattttatagtTTAGTctggtactcatatattcgttgaatCTGCCTTGAGCATCGaggtaccgggggccgggtcaacccggtcgctggctgcaggtagcgttgaccagaggacttttggagacttggtcaacacggaagccatctcagcacacaccccctccgggacgtcgcgacttcgtcaacattctcgccacctcaCCCGGCAGTCCGTCTGACGCAGCTTCCAGACCGGATCATAAACGAATATGTTCGCGAGTTCACGAATCAAATACTGTTAAGCTCGAGTTCGGCTCAATAATATTTTCCAACTCGAAATCAGACTCAATCTTGCCTTGTTAACTTAATCGAACGAATTTTTTTGCGCTAAAATCCTaatagctcatgagcggcttAGATCGTTTACACTCCTACGTAGGAGCTTATTACACATTCACTTTAAGactatataatatgatttttttttttggattaaaATTAAAAGAGCACCCATTTTATTACAATGGTTAAAtatcatttttatttattatcaaaagaatGACTCATTCAGCCTTTACATATTTTCATAATACTAACTAGTATTGATTATAGATAAATTGTCTATATTATAACAAATATGATTTgtaactattataatataatgttgactaatattaaataaatatgaaatatttatattataaaaacGATGAACTATAATTACTACAATAAATGTTAATCATAGTCAGTATATTAGTATTGATCAGAGTCCAAGTattctaataaaaaaatatcttttttattttttgctcTTTATTTTATAGGTATATATTGTTAGTGAAACAACATAAtacaaattataataaatataaattacatatttaaaaagcaaaaaaaataaaaaatcataggGATGGGATAATTTGATGGATATTTTCATAAATTCTATccttatttaattctttttataaCTTGAAAAATGAGATTTATGACTTGAAATGATTAATGAACCAATCAACTTAACTACCTTCTAAAATTGTCACATAACATCTAAATACACATATTCAACACAAAACATAATATCATTGATAATTTACATGGACAGCACAAGAGTTCAAAACAGAGCACCAATTGATTCAAGAAGATTATGAACATCTACTACTCAATTAGACTGTCATCCATGAAACAGTGAAATAGCAGACCTCATCTATTTCAATATGGACTTGAGAGTTTGATTAATGCCATTCCAGACCTCCCAAAGTGGTCGATCCAATTCCTTCCCATGTTTCATTGAAGCCAACTTCTTCGCTATCAATACCTTCCCGGTTGCAATCCCACCATCCACTTCCATTTGCATCTGAGAATGCATAGTTACAGGTTAAGAGATTTGGTAACATTTGTGAAACATTTTCGAGTACCTGTTGCAAGGCAGAATTAGAGTTAGCTTACAGTGATCATATAAGTGTTTGGTACTCTTGCccattattttcttctctcttccaTATAACCAGGGCTTTGAATCGTCACCGATGACAACCAAAGATTTTCGAGCTGTTTTCTTCATACTGGAACCTGAGGAACTCAAATGTGAAAAATAAACTACAGATTTTGAGACTGACACTAACTTTAAGTATGATTTTTTTCACaaactgaaaaataaaatgaCAATGGAGAAAATTGTCAAAGCTTATGGAAGAATGAGAATGCAATTCTATAGAAAATTGCACAATAATGATGCTAGAAGAACCTTTTGGCAAGGTTTTTAATTTGGAAACAAGAATGATCATTACCTACTCTCTTCATCCGTGAAAATTAAGAATGTTAGGGCTAGAAATaaaggtaaaaaaataaaaataaaaatcagcaAAACAAGTCGTTTTGTATCATTTTGTTTGTTTCTCATAGGCACTAGAATCCGTGTTTGGATTAGAGAATTTGTGTACCTAGCACACAAATGATTATCATTTGGATCCAGAAGGACTGTATTAACCATATGATATACATTTTAGATTGTCCCAATGGACTAATTATTTCTTTAACATCATTTTTTGTTCTCAGGAATAGTTATTCCATTCATTATGAATTTTTCACAAAATAGCTATGCCTGCATTTAATTAAAATATCGAATTGGAAATCAATTCCAACAAAATTACTATTCCATCCCAATTCTTCTTAGCTATGTCATCCTATCAATCTCATGAATATTGATTCTAATCTATTAGAATTGATATTCCATGAGCCAATAAGGAAAATATGTTCCTATTTTATTCCTAAATAACTATTCTCTTGCACATCAATTCCATCCTGTAAGCACAAACTTGTGTAAAAGAAGATGAGAAAAACCACTGATAATAGATTAAGCAAAGCACACATCAAGAACACAAGATATTTTTTTCAGAAACAAACAACAAAGTAAAGGGATGGACATGGTTCAAGTTAGgtaaaagaaacaaaaaacaaaGTAAATAAGAACAGAAGAGAAAAACACATTTTTAACACTGTAAGATAAAATTAGATTCTTTGGTAGACTAACATTCACTAGGTGGGTTTTTTTTGTTTCCACAAAGACTAAAATTGAGTGACTAGATTCAAAATGCATGTCCCTAGTGAGAACAAACTGTGATCAAACAATGCAAGAAACTAGACAATTGTAAAAGAAAAGGCAGTATCAGAAACTTTTTATCATGTTTTCTTTTCTATGCATGGTAAAAGTACTTTTTCAAATTCAATTGTCCAATGCTAAATTTGCATCATGTTTTCAAATCGACTTTGTGGTCTTCAAAAtgaatttcataaaaaaattgcTGAATACCAGAAGCCACGAGCATAATAGTCGACATTAAATATTACCAGCAGGAGATGATGCATGTAAGAgagtaattttctttttatcagtCAGCTAGACAAACCTGAAGGATCATCTAATATGTTCTTTCTTTTCCTAGAAACTTCACCGCCTCCAAAAGCTGGTTCTGGTTGATAACCTATCGTTTCACCTAGTTCAGCAATTTCCCCTGGTTCTTCCTTTTTCTCTGAGACCTTAAACGGACGGAAAATTTGGTCGTGAAGAACAAAGCTTTCACAATCCCCAACTCATTTACTTGTCAAATCATAGTTGGCAGGCACAATTGTCGCGAAGCAAGTTTTCTTCTCCTGATTTTTCAAGTCGTTTTTCCATTATTCAAACATCATTAAAAAAAACGCATCTTTGCTACGAAGTGAAATACCTTAACTGATCTGCTGCTAGTCTTGGTGACCTTTCGATTCAAGAACTCGGAGAATGACACTGAAGGCTTGTTGGAAGATACTGTAGCGCGATCCTCATCCGAAACCCTAAATCATATGCAATCACACAGATTTCTCCTCGTTCAAACAAGACCCGCCAGAGATGAAACCAAAAATAGAGAAGGAACTAGAAAACAGTACCTGGATTTGGAGGAGAAGGACAACAGAAGAGAAGTCTGACCGTATCGCTGCATTCTCGATCCCGCCGCCGGCTTTTGCCTTCCCTTTCTCGATCTTGTGGTATTCTTCGCCTGTGTTTCCCCGGAGGTACCGGGTCTAAACGATACATCATTAACTACAATTACTtcgtataattttaatttaattaaactttaagCATCATGACAATATTACTCACCCTACCTTACCTGCCATATGCTAACTTAGGATGTTCATGATGGCCTTAGATTGAGTGCGACGGAGACGCTGGGACGAGAGAATTTAGTTTAAGTAGTGGTATCGTGGTAGAACATCCAGATTATTTTTCAGATATTTATAGTTCAAATCTCAATTATgacatatttatagaaattttaattttatcttgaTAACTGGTGAAAAAActgaattattatttattttgttagAGCAATATTACTCAATTTTATATTTCTGAATATAATTatactaaaaaaaattagaatatatttaTCTGATCCGATTCGGAATGGAACGAGATGATCGCGGTCCGGTTCCGGTTCTGGGCCGATGCGGGTTCGATTGGACCGATAATCGATCGAGGGGATTGGAGGGTATTTAAGTAATCTTAAGCAAATCTTCCGTACTATTCCACCCTTCCGCTTCCGCTTCCGCTTCCGCTTCCtttcctttctcctctcctcctcctccggcCCTTTCGATCGCTCGTCGGCGAGTCCGGAGCTAAATTTTGTCTTTTGATCTCGATTGGAAGCGTCCTGGTGTGGTTCTTTTTTACTTTGTTCGACAGATTTGGATCTTCCTGGCGCAGCCTTCTCCTTTGAATAGGTATGCCTGTTTCTAGGGTTTTTGTTTCTCGTGAGTATTGTTGGGTTTCCTGTGCTGGATTATAATGGAGTTGTATGTTGTTCAATTACTTCAGTTTATTTTGCTTTTGGTTCCCAAGTTTCGAGTTTGTTCTTTTGTGTTCTGATCATGTTCGCAGTATGTTTGTTGAAAAGTGACTTTTTCCACATTCCTTGGCTACGAGTTGATAGTATAATTTCCATTAAAGTCTTTATAGCATTTTGTGATCACTTCTGATGGTAAAAGTTTGTAACTTTTGTCGTGGACCAATATTTTTGCTTATAGATTTATGTCGACGTTTAGGTTAACAAaaaactagtaattttttctagaatttggTTGAAGTTTATTGTGTTTGCCGTTTGATTTATTTGACAGTAGCTATCAGTATTTTCACTTCCATCAGGGCTTGCTTGTTGCCAGACTTAGGATTTCAGTTTTGCATGCAGAAGGGTAGACATTTTGAGCTATGGAGTATTGTTTTTCTGAATTAGATTAGTGATCACAGGCTGTTGAGGTGCTCTGTCAGTGATTGtcaaaattctcattttttgttGAATGTTTAACTGGATGAGAAGGAGAGCCTAAGTTTGTCCTAGTTAGTTTCCATGGCCCATCAGGATCACGATCTAATTGCTGCAGACTACTCTCTGGTCATTGGTCAAGAATTTCCTGATGTGGAAACATGCAGAAGAACATTGAAGGATATTGCAATAGCATTACATTTTGAGCTTCGGATTGTGAAATCTGATCGGAGTAGGTTTATAGCTAGGTGCTCAAAGGATGGTTGCCCTTGGCGGGTTCATGTGGCTAAATGTCCAGGTGTGCTAACATTCTCGATCAGAACCTTGCATGGTGAACACACATGTGAAGGGGTTCACAACCTTCATCACCAGCAAGCGACAGTTGGGTGGGTAGCAAGATCTGTCGAATCTCGAGTAAGAGATAATCCACAGTATAAACCAAAGGAGATATTGCAAGACATCCGGGAGCAGCATGGAGTTGCTGTGTCTTATATGCAAGCGTGGAGGGGAAAGGAGCGAAGCCTAGCTGCTGTCCATGGCACTCTAGAGGATGGATATCGCCTTCTTCCTGGATACTGTGAGCAAATTCGGAAAACCAATCCAGGGAGTATTGCAGTAGTTTCTGCTGTGGGTTCGGAAAATTGCTTCCACCGTTTGTTTATTTCCTACCGTGCATCAATTTATGGTTTTCTTTACTCCTGCAGACCTCTCTTGGAAATTGATAGGGTACAGCTTAGAGGAAAGTATTTAGGGACATTGTTCTGTGCCTCAGCTGTCGATGCTGAAGATATGCTTTTCCCTTTGGCATTTGCCATTGTCGATGCAGAAAATGATGACAATTGGATGTGGTTTGTGACAGAGTTGCGGAAGCTTCTTGGAGTAAATACAGATAAGATGCCTGTGTTGACGATATTGTCTAACAGAGAGAAAGGCATTGTACAGGCCATTGAATACAATTTCCCAAATGCTTTGCATGGATTTTGCTTGCGTTATGTTACTGACAGCTTCCGAGACGAGTTCAAAAATTCAAAGCTTGTCAATCTCTTCTGGAATGCTTTTTATGCTCTTACAGCAGCTGATTTTCAGGCTATAGTAAATGAAATGATGGAAGTCCAGGATGTCAGACACTGGTTCGAACGTTTTCCACCCAATCTATGGGCAGTTGCCTACTTTGAGGGGATTCGGTATGGCCACTTTGCTCTGGCCATTACTGAAGTTCTGTACAATTTGGCACTCGAAGGCCATGAGCTTCCCATTGTGCAAATGATGGAACACATCCGCAACCAATTAACCAGCTGGTTCAATGATCGTCACCTTGTTGCTTTATCGCTGCCCTCAGTTCTTGTGCCTTCTGCTGAGAAAATTATTTCAGAAGCTAGTTCAGATTCAGTTTGTTATCAAGTTCTCCGAGCGAAcaaagtggagtttgaaattgtaTCAACTGAGAGAACCAATATAGTTGATATACAATCGCGAACATGTTCATGTCGCCGATGGCAAATATATGGCATACCATGTGCACATGCTGCTGCTGCTCTCCTATCCTGCGGTCATGATGTGCGGCTATTTGCTCATGAATGCTTCAGTGTCCAGAAGTACAGAGAGACATACTCTCAACCAATATACCCCATCGCAGATAGAAATATGTGGAAAGAGGTGGCAGAGGGCCCAGAAGGCAGCAATGGCAA is a window encoding:
- the LOC121980764 gene encoding uncharacterized protein LOC121980764 codes for the protein MAHQDHDLIAADYSLVIGQEFPDVETCRRTLKDIAIALHFELRIVKSDRSRFIARCSKDGCPWRVHVAKCPGVLTFSIRTLHGEHTCEGVHNLHHQQATVGWVARSVESRVRDNPQYKPKEILQDIREQHGVAVSYMQAWRGKERSLAAVHGTLEDGYRLLPGYCEQIRKTNPGSIAVVSAVGSENCFHRLFISYRASIYGFLYSCRPLLEIDRVQLRGKYLGTLFCASAVDAEDMLFPLAFAIVDAENDDNWMWFVTELRKLLGVNTDKMPVLTILSNREKGIVQAIEYNFPNALHGFCLRYVTDSFRDEFKNSKLVNLFWNAFYALTAADFQAIVNEMMEVQDVRHWFERFPPNLWAVAYFEGIRYGHFALAITEVLYNLALEGHELPIVQMMEHIRNQLTSWFNDRHLVALSLPSVLVPSAEKIISEASSDSVCYQVLRANKVEFEIVSTERTNIVDIQSRTCSCRRWQIYGIPCAHAAAALLSCGHDVRLFAHECFSVQKYRETYSQPIYPIADRNMWKEVAEGPEGSNGNSTIIIRPPKTRRPPGRPKKKVLRLESLKRPKRVVQCGRCHLLGHSQKKCTLPNLIG